The following proteins are encoded in a genomic region of Pseudomonas sp. Os17:
- a CDS encoding protein YgfX, giving the protein MSNPSSLFECRWRASRQLLAAYLMAQAFAVAAIFLLQCAPVAQFLGLLLCLLHAGWVLPRQILLTHPRAFTGLRYSAQGWQLWSPAKGWQAVQLRPDSLALPLIVVLRFRVRGEPWVRSLCVPRDAQAADVHRRLRVRLKFGRRRWAAAE; this is encoded by the coding sequence GTGTCCAACCCAAGTAGCCTGTTCGAGTGCCGCTGGCGTGCTTCAAGGCAACTGCTGGCGGCCTACCTGATGGCTCAGGCATTCGCCGTGGCGGCCATTTTTCTTTTGCAGTGCGCGCCTGTCGCCCAGTTCCTGGGATTGTTGCTGTGCCTGTTGCATGCCGGTTGGGTGCTGCCTCGACAGATTCTCCTGACTCACCCCCGGGCGTTCACCGGCTTGCGGTATTCGGCACAGGGCTGGCAGTTGTGGAGCCCGGCCAAGGGTTGGCAGGCGGTGCAGCTGCGCCCTGACAGCCTGGCGTTGCCGCTGATCGTGGTCCTGCGTTTTCGTGTGCGCGGCGAGCCGTGGGTGCGTTCTCTGTGTGTCCCGCGGGATGCGCAGGCGGCCGACGTGCATCGGCGCCTGCGGGTGCGGCTCAAGTTCGGCCGACGTAGGTGGGCGGCTGCAGAATAG
- a CDS encoding response regulator, whose translation MRVLLVEDHLQLAESVAQALKSTGLTVDVLHDGVAADLALGSEEYAVAILDVGLPRMDGFEVLARLRARGKNLPVLMLTARSDVKDRVHGLNLGADDYLAKPFELTELEARVKALLRRSVLGGERQQRCGVLAYDLDTRRFTLGEELLTLTSREQAVLEALIARPGRVMSKEQLASQVFGLDEEASPDAIEIYVHRLRKKLDGQAVAIVTFRGLGYLLESRDA comes from the coding sequence ATGCGAGTCCTGCTCGTCGAAGACCATCTGCAACTGGCCGAAAGTGTCGCCCAGGCGCTCAAGAGCACCGGCCTGACCGTGGATGTGCTGCACGATGGCGTGGCTGCCGACCTGGCCCTGGGCAGCGAGGAGTACGCTGTGGCGATCCTCGATGTCGGCCTGCCGCGCATGGACGGTTTCGAGGTACTGGCGCGCTTGCGGGCCCGGGGCAAGAACCTGCCGGTGCTGATGCTCACTGCCCGCAGCGACGTCAAGGACCGGGTTCACGGTCTGAACCTGGGAGCCGACGATTACCTGGCCAAACCGTTCGAGTTGACCGAGCTGGAAGCCCGGGTCAAGGCCCTGTTGCGCCGCAGCGTGCTGGGCGGCGAACGCCAGCAGCGCTGCGGGGTGCTGGCCTATGACCTGGACACCCGACGCTTCACCCTGGGCGAGGAACTGCTGACCCTGACGTCCCGCGAGCAGGCCGTGCTGGAGGCATTGATTGCCCGTCCTGGCCGGGTGATGAGCAAGGAGCAGCTGGCGTCCCAGGTGTTCGGTCTGGACGAGGAAGCCAGCCCGGACGCCATCGAGATCTATGTCCATCGCCTGCGCAAGAAGCTCGATGGCCAGGCGGTGGCGATCGTCACCTTCCGCGGCCTGGGCTACTTGCTGGAAAGTCGCGATGCATAA
- a CDS encoding OprD family porin, producing MPSTRPHAVTPVFLSRLTPTALASAAALAGVAPFSQAAFFEDSSATFETRNMYFNRDFRDGTSAQQSKRDEWAQGFMLNLQSGYTEGTVGFGVDALGMLGVKLDSSPDRTGTGLLPTHDDGRAADQYSKLGLTGKVKISATELKIGSLIPELPILKPNDGRILPQTFEGGLLTSKEIKNLTFTGGRLDKAKDRDDSNYEDIRLNNKNSRFAGTVAGKHFNFGGLDYKFTDKITGSYHFAQLDDVYNQHFLGLVASRPLGPGTFASDLRLAISDDQGQARGGKIDNRSLNGLLSYALNGHKLSAGYQHMSGDSAFPYVDGSDPYLVNFVQINDFAGAEERSWQARYDYDFAKLGVPGLSFMTRYISGDNIALKNGDTGKEWERNTEIKYVVQSGTFKDVAVRLRNATYRSNYSARDADEVRLLVSYAVALW from the coding sequence ATGCCGTCCACGCGCCCTCACGCCGTCACACCTGTGTTTCTTTCCCGTCTGACCCCGACCGCCCTGGCCAGCGCCGCGGCCCTCGCCGGTGTCGCGCCCTTCAGTCAGGCCGCCTTCTTCGAAGACAGCAGCGCCACCTTCGAAACCCGCAACATGTACTTCAACCGCGACTTTCGCGATGGCACCAGCGCCCAGCAGTCCAAGCGCGACGAATGGGCCCAGGGCTTCATGCTCAACCTGCAGTCGGGCTACACCGAAGGCACGGTGGGCTTCGGCGTCGACGCCCTGGGCATGCTCGGGGTCAAGCTCGACTCCAGCCCCGACCGCACCGGCACCGGCCTGCTGCCGACCCACGATGACGGACGCGCCGCCGACCAGTACTCCAAGCTCGGCCTGACCGGCAAAGTGAAGATCTCCGCCACCGAACTGAAAATCGGCAGCCTGATTCCCGAGTTGCCGATCCTCAAGCCCAACGACGGGCGCATTCTGCCGCAGACCTTCGAAGGCGGCTTGCTGACCTCCAAGGAGATCAAGAACCTGACCTTCACCGGCGGCCGCCTGGACAAGGCCAAGGACCGCGACGACAGCAACTACGAGGACATCCGCCTCAACAACAAGAACAGCCGCTTCGCCGGCACCGTGGCCGGCAAGCACTTCAACTTCGGCGGCCTGGACTACAAGTTCACCGACAAGATCACCGGCAGCTATCACTTCGCCCAACTGGACGACGTCTACAACCAGCACTTCCTCGGCCTGGTCGCGTCCCGCCCCCTGGGACCTGGCACCTTCGCCAGCGACCTGCGCCTGGCCATCAGCGACGACCAGGGCCAGGCCCGGGGCGGCAAGATCGACAACAGGTCCCTCAACGGCCTGTTGAGCTACGCCCTCAACGGCCACAAACTCAGCGCCGGCTATCAGCACATGTCCGGCGACAGCGCCTTCCCCTATGTCGATGGCAGCGACCCGTACCTGGTGAACTTCGTGCAGATCAACGATTTCGCCGGTGCCGAGGAGCGTTCCTGGCAAGCCCGCTACGACTACGACTTCGCCAAGCTCGGGGTGCCCGGCCTGAGTTTCATGACCCGCTACATCAGCGGCGACAACATCGCCCTGAAAAACGGCGACACCGGCAAGGAGTGGGAGCGCAACACCGAGATCAAGTACGTGGTGCAAAGCGGCACCTTCAAGGACGTTGCGGTGCGCCTGCGCAACGCCACCTACCGCTCCAACTATTCGGCTCGCGACGCCGATGAAGTGCGCCTGCTGGTGAGTTACGCCGTAGCCCTGTGGTAA
- a CDS encoding sigma-E factor negative regulatory protein, producing the protein MSREALQESLSAVMDNEADELELRRVLNAVDEVETRETWARYQIARAAMHKELLLPRLDIAAAVSAALADEAVPAKASRGPWRSLGRLAVAASVTVAVLAGVRLYNHDEIAGVELAQQAGQPTLAAPQVKGPAVLAGYNESSEATGPMANGVLQGQPGWHDQRLPSYLRQHAQQAALKGTESALPYARAASLENR; encoded by the coding sequence ATGAGTCGTGAAGCCCTGCAGGAATCGCTGTCCGCGGTGATGGATAACGAAGCGGACGAACTGGAATTGCGTCGGGTATTGAATGCCGTCGACGAAGTGGAAACCCGTGAGACCTGGGCTCGTTATCAAATCGCCCGGGCGGCCATGCACAAGGAGTTGCTGCTTCCGCGTCTGGACATTGCCGCTGCCGTTTCTGCAGCCCTGGCCGATGAAGCTGTACCGGCCAAAGCGTCTCGTGGACCTTGGCGCAGCCTGGGTCGTCTGGCAGTGGCTGCGTCTGTGACCGTAGCGGTACTTGCTGGCGTACGTCTGTACAACCATGACGAGATTGCTGGTGTTGAGCTCGCTCAGCAAGCGGGTCAGCCAACCCTGGCTGCTCCACAAGTCAAAGGCCCTGCTGTATTGGCCGGCTACAATGAGAGCTCGGAAGCCACCGGCCCCATGGCCAATGGCGTATTGCAAGGGCAGCCCGGCTGGCACGACCAGCGCCTGCCAAGTTACCTGCGTCAGCATGCTCAGCAAGCTGCACTCAAAGGCACTGAAAGCGCACTGCCTTATGCCCGTGCGGCGAGCCTGGAAAACCGCTAA
- the rpoE gene encoding RNA polymerase sigma factor RpoE — protein MLTQEEDQQLVERVQRGDKRAFDLLVLKYQHKILGLIVRFVHDTHEAQDVAQEAFIKAYRALGNFRGDSAFYTWLYRIAINTAKNYLVSRGRRPPDSDVSSEDAEFYDGDHGLKDLESPERALLRDEIEGTVHRTIQQLPEDLRTALTLREFDGLSYEDIASVMQCPVGTVRSRIFRAREAIDKALQPLLQET, from the coding sequence ATGCTAACCCAGGAAGAGGATCAGCAGCTGGTCGAGCGCGTTCAGCGTGGCGACAAGCGAGCGTTCGATCTGCTCGTGCTGAAATACCAGCACAAAATTCTCGGGTTGATCGTGCGTTTCGTGCACGACACCCATGAAGCCCAGGATGTCGCACAAGAAGCCTTTATCAAGGCTTACCGTGCACTAGGTAATTTTCGGGGGGACAGCGCGTTCTATACGTGGCTGTACCGTATCGCCATCAACACGGCGAAAAACTATCTGGTTTCACGCGGCCGCCGGCCGCCGGATAGCGATGTCAGTTCTGAGGATGCGGAGTTCTATGACGGCGATCATGGCCTGAAGGATCTCGAATCGCCGGAACGCGCATTGCTGCGGGATGAGATCGAAGGCACCGTCCATCGAACCATTCAGCAACTACCTGAAGATTTGCGTACAGCCTTAACTTTACGTGAATTCGATGGTCTGAGTTACGAGGACATTGCCAGCGTCATGCAGTGTCCGGTGGGTACCGTGCGCTCCCGGATTTTCCGCGCTCGGGAAGCCATCGATAAAGCCCTGCAGCCGTTGTTGCAGGAAACCTGA
- a CDS encoding sensor histidine kinase translates to MHKPSSLRWRLLWNLALLLVVLMLASGLSAYWNGREAADTAYDRTLLASARTIAAGLSQRDGSLSANVPYVALDTFAYDSAGRIYYQVNDIHQQLISGYENLPGPPPGTPRTDDYPALARFYDATYQGQNVRVVSLLKAVSEPNMNGMAEIRVAETDEARVAMARSLMADTLLRLGMLAIGALLLVWFAVSAALRPLERLRGAVEERQPDDLRPLPLVSVQRELWPLVRALNHFTERLRGQFERQAQFIAEAAHELRTPLAALKARLELGLRSDEPQTWRSTLDSAAQGTDRLTHLANQLLSLARVENGARAIAEGGAQLLDLSQLARELGMAMAPLAHARGVALALEADEPVWLKGEPTLLNELLSNLVDNALAHTPPGGNVVLRVFAPGVLEVEDDGPGIPQEDRDRVFERFYRRNQQVAGSGLGLAIVGEICRAHLAQISLHDGEPSGLKVRVSFIAG, encoded by the coding sequence ATGCATAAGCCCAGCAGCCTGCGCTGGCGGTTGCTGTGGAACCTGGCACTGCTGCTGGTGGTGCTGATGCTGGCCAGCGGCTTGAGTGCCTACTGGAACGGCCGCGAGGCCGCCGACACCGCCTATGACCGGACCCTGCTGGCCTCGGCGCGGACCATCGCCGCCGGCCTGTCCCAGCGTGACGGCAGCCTGAGCGCCAATGTGCCCTATGTGGCCCTGGACACCTTTGCCTACGACAGTGCCGGACGCATCTACTACCAGGTCAACGACATTCACCAGCAACTGATTTCCGGCTACGAAAACCTCCCCGGTCCGCCGCCGGGCACCCCGCGTACCGATGACTACCCGGCCCTGGCGCGCTTCTATGACGCCACTTACCAGGGGCAGAACGTGCGGGTGGTGAGCCTGCTCAAGGCGGTCAGCGAGCCGAACATGAATGGCATGGCGGAAATCCGCGTGGCCGAGACCGACGAAGCGCGGGTCGCCATGGCCCGCAGCCTGATGGCCGATACCTTGCTGCGCCTGGGCATGCTGGCCATTGGGGCGTTGCTGCTGGTGTGGTTTGCGGTGAGTGCCGCGCTGCGGCCACTGGAGCGTTTGCGCGGTGCGGTGGAGGAGCGTCAGCCCGATGACTTGCGGCCACTGCCGCTGGTGTCGGTGCAGCGCGAGTTGTGGCCCCTGGTGCGGGCCTTGAATCATTTCACCGAACGCCTGCGCGGGCAGTTCGAGCGCCAGGCGCAGTTCATTGCCGAGGCCGCCCATGAGTTGCGCACGCCCCTGGCGGCACTCAAGGCCCGCCTGGAACTGGGCCTGCGCTCCGATGAACCGCAGACCTGGCGTTCGACCCTGGACAGCGCGGCCCAGGGCACCGATCGCCTGACTCACCTGGCCAATCAACTGCTGTCCCTGGCTCGGGTGGAAAACGGCGCCCGGGCCATTGCCGAAGGCGGTGCGCAGTTGCTCGATCTGAGCCAGCTGGCTCGGGAACTGGGCATGGCCATGGCGCCCCTGGCCCATGCCCGGGGCGTGGCCCTGGCGCTGGAGGCCGATGAGCCGGTGTGGCTCAAGGGCGAGCCGACCTTGCTCAACGAGTTGCTGAGCAACCTGGTGGACAACGCCCTGGCCCACACGCCACCGGGCGGCAATGTGGTGCTGCGGGTCTTTGCGCCGGGCGTGCTGGAGGTGGAGGACGATGGACCGGGGATTCCCCAGGAGGATCGGGACCGGGTCTTCGAGCGTTTCTATCGACGCAATCAGCAGGTGGCCGGTTCGGGATTGGGCTTGGCGATCGTGGGGGAAATCTGTCGCGCCCATCTGGCCCAGATCAGCCTGCATGACGGCGAGCCTTCGGGGCTGAAGGTGCGGGTGAGCTTCATCGCCGGATGA
- a CDS encoding Bug family tripartite tricarboxylate transporter substrate binding protein yields MDFSLRNLALTAGCMLFAGQLLAASAEPKRPECIAPASPGGGFDLTCKLAQSALVNEKILTKPMRVTYMPGGVGAVAYNAVVAQRPADAGTLVAWSSGSLLNLAQGKFGRFDESAVRWLAAVGTSYGAIAVKSDSPYKTLDDLVQALKKDPSKVVIGSGGTVGSQDWMQTALIAKAAGINPRDLRYVALEGGGEIATALLGGHIQVGSTDISDSMPHIQAGDMRLLAVFSEQRLDEPEMKDIPTAKEQGYDIVWPVVRGFYLGPKVTDEEYAWWKNAFDKLLASEEFAKLRDQRELFPFALTGPELDTYVKKQVADYKTLAKEFGLIQ; encoded by the coding sequence ATGGACTTTTCACTGCGCAACCTCGCCCTCACCGCCGGCTGCATGCTGTTCGCCGGCCAGTTGCTGGCCGCATCCGCCGAGCCCAAGCGCCCGGAATGCATCGCCCCGGCCTCCCCGGGCGGCGGCTTCGACCTGACCTGCAAGCTGGCGCAAAGCGCGCTGGTCAACGAGAAGATTCTGACCAAGCCGATGCGCGTGACCTACATGCCCGGCGGAGTCGGTGCCGTGGCCTACAACGCGGTGGTGGCCCAGCGCCCGGCCGACGCCGGGACCCTGGTGGCCTGGTCCAGCGGCTCGCTGCTGAACCTGGCCCAGGGCAAGTTCGGCCGTTTCGATGAAAGCGCGGTGCGCTGGCTGGCGGCGGTCGGCACCAGCTACGGCGCTATCGCGGTGAAAAGCGACTCGCCCTACAAGACCCTCGACGATCTGGTCCAGGCTCTTAAGAAAGATCCAAGCAAGGTGGTGATAGGTTCCGGCGGCACCGTGGGCAGCCAGGACTGGATGCAGACCGCGCTGATCGCCAAGGCCGCCGGGATCAACCCCCGGGACCTGCGCTACGTCGCCCTGGAAGGCGGCGGTGAAATCGCCACCGCCCTGCTGGGTGGACACATCCAGGTGGGCAGCACCGACATCTCCGACTCCATGCCGCATATCCAGGCCGGCGACATGCGCCTGCTGGCGGTGTTCTCCGAACAGCGTCTGGACGAGCCGGAAATGAAAGACATCCCCACCGCCAAGGAACAGGGCTACGACATCGTCTGGCCGGTGGTACGCGGTTTCTACCTCGGGCCGAAGGTCACCGACGAGGAGTACGCCTGGTGGAAAAACGCCTTCGACAAGCTGCTGGCCTCCGAAGAGTTCGCCAAGCTGCGTGATCAGCGCGAGCTGTTCCCCTTCGCCCTGACCGGCCCCGAGCTGGACACCTACGTGAAAAAGCAGGTGGCCGACTACAAGACCCTGGCCAAAGAGTTCGGCCTGATCCAGTGA
- a CDS encoding HDOD domain-containing protein — MTELAQKVQRDLVEAIDNDDLVLPTLPEVAMQIRQAAEDPEISVSTLSKVIGRDTALSARLIKVVNSPLLRATQEVTDLHTAITRLGVNYSSNLAIGLVMEQIFNARSEVVAQKMHDVWRRSLEVAGVSYALCRSYTQLKPDQAALGGLVHQIGVLPILTYAEDHYELLSDPVSLNHVIERIHPLLGDKLLRVWEFPEQLVAIPGQYLHFDRQSAGIDYVDLVQVATLYCYKDTDHPLSRIDAFSVPAFKKLGIDPENQAVCNDLQASRSMLY; from the coding sequence ATGACTGAGCTGGCGCAAAAGGTCCAACGGGATTTGGTGGAGGCCATCGACAACGATGACCTGGTCCTGCCAACCCTGCCGGAGGTGGCCATGCAGATTCGCCAGGCCGCCGAAGACCCGGAAATCAGCGTCAGCACCCTGAGCAAAGTGATAGGCCGCGACACCGCGTTGTCGGCGCGACTGATCAAGGTGGTCAACAGTCCCCTGCTGCGGGCGACCCAGGAAGTCACCGACCTGCACACCGCGATCACCCGCCTGGGGGTCAACTACAGCAGCAACCTGGCCATCGGCCTGGTGATGGAGCAGATCTTCAACGCCCGCTCCGAAGTGGTTGCTCAAAAGATGCACGACGTCTGGCGCCGCAGCCTGGAAGTGGCCGGGGTCAGCTACGCCCTGTGTCGCAGCTACACCCAGCTCAAGCCCGACCAGGCGGCCCTGGGCGGACTGGTGCACCAGATCGGCGTACTGCCGATCCTGACCTACGCCGAAGACCATTACGAACTGCTGTCCGACCCGGTCAGCCTCAACCACGTGATCGAGCGTATCCACCCGTTGCTGGGAGACAAGCTGCTGCGGGTCTGGGAGTTCCCCGAGCAACTGGTGGCAATCCCCGGGCAGTACCTGCACTTCGACCGCCAGAGCGCCGGGATCGACTACGTCGATCTGGTGCAGGTGGCGACCCTGTACTGCTACAAGGACACTGATCACCCGCTCTCGCGGATCGACGCCTTCAGCGTGCCGGCCTTCAAGAAGCTGGGGATCGACCCGGAAAACCAGGCCGTGTGCAACGACCTGCAAGCATCCCGCTCAATGCTCTACTGA
- a CDS encoding FAD assembly factor SdhE: protein MVEDVELNRLYWHSRRGMLELDVLLVPFVREVYPHLDETDRECYRKLLECEDQDMFGWFMERSESEDPELQRMVRMILDRVQPK from the coding sequence ATGGTTGAAGATGTTGAACTGAATCGCCTCTACTGGCACAGCCGTCGCGGCATGCTTGAGCTGGACGTGTTGCTGGTGCCGTTCGTCAGGGAGGTGTACCCGCATCTCGATGAGACTGATCGCGAGTGCTATCGCAAGCTGCTGGAGTGCGAGGATCAGGACATGTTCGGCTGGTTCATGGAGCGCAGCGAGTCCGAGGACCCTGAGCTGCAGCGCATGGTTCGCATGATTCTGGACCGTGTCCAACCCAAGTAG
- the ygfZ gene encoding CAF17-like 4Fe-4S cluster assembly/insertion protein YgfZ translates to MADSAFFCPLSHEGVLAVRGPDASKFLQGQLTCNLNYLSDSQSSLGARCNQKGRMQSSFRILLQGDGCLLAMARELLEPQLADLKKYAVFSKAKLSDESASWVRFGLAGGDATLGSLGLALPQEDGAVVRTEDLMAIRVSSDRAELWVPAEQAEHRARQLAAQLPEGELNQWLLGQIRAGLGQVMAQTRELFIPQMLNLQAVGGVSFKKGCYTGQEIVARMQYLGKLKRRLYRLALPAGELPVPGTPLFSPTHGSAIGEVVLAAQATDQVELLAVLQAEAVEDGNLHLGTLEGPGLHLLDLPYELDRDREIQR, encoded by the coding sequence ATGGCTGACTCCGCTTTTTTCTGCCCCCTGTCCCACGAAGGCGTCCTCGCCGTCCGCGGCCCTGATGCCAGCAAATTCCTTCAGGGGCAGTTGACCTGCAACCTCAATTACCTCAGCGACAGCCAATCCAGCCTCGGCGCGCGCTGCAACCAGAAAGGTCGCATGCAGTCGAGTTTCCGCATCCTTCTGCAAGGGGACGGTTGCCTGCTGGCCATGGCCCGTGAACTGCTCGAACCGCAACTGGCGGACCTGAAGAAGTACGCCGTGTTCTCCAAGGCCAAGCTCAGCGACGAAAGCGCCAGCTGGGTGCGTTTCGGCCTTGCTGGCGGCGACGCCACCCTCGGTAGCCTGGGCCTCGCACTGCCCCAGGAAGACGGCGCCGTGGTCCGGACCGAGGACCTGATGGCCATACGCGTGTCCAGCGACCGCGCCGAACTCTGGGTCCCGGCTGAACAGGCCGAGCACCGGGCTCGGCAATTGGCCGCGCAACTGCCCGAGGGCGAGCTCAACCAGTGGCTGCTGGGCCAGATCCGCGCCGGCCTCGGCCAGGTCATGGCACAGACCCGCGAGCTGTTCATTCCACAGATGCTCAACCTGCAGGCCGTGGGTGGCGTCAGCTTCAAGAAGGGCTGCTACACCGGCCAGGAAATCGTCGCCCGCATGCAGTACCTGGGCAAGCTCAAGCGCCGCCTCTACCGCCTCGCCCTGCCCGCAGGCGAGCTTCCCGTCCCGGGCACCCCGCTGTTCTCCCCCACCCACGGCAGCGCCATCGGTGAAGTGGTGCTGGCCGCCCAGGCGACCGATCAGGTGGAACTGCTGGCCGTATTGCAGGCCGAGGCGGTGGAAGACGGCAACCTGCACCTGGGGACACTCGAAGGACCCGGTCTGCACTTGCTGGATCTGCCGTACGAGCTGGACCGCGATCGCGAAATCCAGCGCTGA
- a CDS encoding MucB/RseB C-terminal domain-containing protein has product MRAIPLLSLLLSGWFVVPAHADEAQDWLQRLGQAERQQSFQGTFVYERNGSFSTHNIWHRVQDGNVRERLIQLDGSAQEVVRVDGRTQCVSGTLVAGLGDAPDSAARALDPQKLKNWYELAVIGKSRVAGRQAVIIAVTPRDQHRYGFELHLDQETGLPLKSLLLNDKGQLLERFQFTRLDTADVPDDNELRAGPDCKPVVLDSDKASAIKSTRAWHSDWLPPGFELTSSSARKDPQTKSVVNSLLYDDGFARFSVFLEPLNGEAVTDTRSQLGPTVAVSRRLTTPEGEMMVTVVGEIPIGTAERIALSMRFDAATQQ; this is encoded by the coding sequence ATGCGCGCCATACCTCTACTCTCGCTTCTGCTCAGTGGCTGGTTTGTGGTTCCAGCCCACGCCGACGAAGCCCAGGACTGGTTGCAGCGTCTTGGGCAAGCGGAACGCCAGCAAAGCTTTCAGGGCACCTTCGTTTACGAGCGCAATGGTAGTTTTTCTACCCATAACATCTGGCATCGTGTCCAGGATGGAAACGTCCGTGAGCGGTTGATCCAGCTTGACGGATCCGCTCAAGAGGTTGTGCGTGTCGATGGTCGTACCCAATGCGTCAGCGGTACGTTGGTGGCAGGGTTGGGGGATGCCCCGGACTCTGCGGCGCGTGCCCTGGATCCGCAAAAACTCAAGAATTGGTATGAGCTAGCCGTTATCGGCAAGTCGCGCGTGGCCGGGCGCCAGGCGGTGATCATTGCGGTCACCCCGCGAGACCAGCACCGTTACGGCTTCGAATTGCACCTGGATCAGGAAACCGGCTTGCCGCTCAAGTCCCTGTTGTTGAACGACAAGGGGCAACTGCTCGAGCGCTTTCAGTTCACCCGTCTGGACACCGCAGATGTCCCGGATGACAACGAGCTGCGCGCCGGCCCGGACTGCAAGCCGGTGGTTCTGGACAGCGACAAGGCCTCGGCGATCAAGAGCACTCGGGCCTGGCACTCCGACTGGTTGCCTCCGGGTTTCGAGTTGACCAGCAGCAGCGCCCGCAAGGATCCGCAAACCAAGTCCGTGGTCAACAGCCTGCTGTATGACGATGGTTTTGCGCGTTTTTCCGTGTTCCTCGAGCCGCTCAATGGCGAAGCGGTCACCGATACTCGTTCTCAGCTGGGGCCGACGGTTGCCGTATCACGGCGCCTGACCACCCCCGAAGGCGAAATGATGGTCACGGTGGTCGGGGAGATTCCCATTGGCACCGCCGAACGTATTGCTCTGTCCATGCGCTTCGATGCCGCCACCCAGCAATGA
- the nadB gene encoding L-aspartate oxidase, with protein sequence MSQQFQHDVLVIGSGAAGLSLALNLPSHLRIAVLSKGDLANGSTYWAQGGVAAVLDDTDTVESHVDDTLNAGGGLCHEDAVRFTVEHSREAIQWLIDQGVPFTRDEDAGSDESGFEFHLTREGGHSHRRIIHAADATGAAIFKTLLAQARQHPNIELLEQRVAVDLITEKRLGLEGDRCLGAYVLNRGTGEVDTFGARFVILASGGAAKVYLYTSNPDSACGDGIAMAWRSGCRVANLEFNQFHPTCLYHPLAKSFLITEALRGEGAHLKLPNGERFMPRFDPRAELAPRDIVARAIDHEMKRLGIDCVYLDISHKPAEFIKSHFPTVYERCLEFSIDITRQPIPVVPAAHYTCGGVMVDQQGRTDVPGLYAIGETSFTGLHGANRMASNSLLECFVYARSAAADILEQLPRVSIPAALPAWDASQVTDSDEDVIIAHNWDELRRFMWDYVGIVRTNKRLQRAQHRVRLLLDEIDEFYSNYKVSRDLIELRNLAQVAELMILSAMERKESRGLHYTLDYPQLLPEARDTILQPPTYVGRT encoded by the coding sequence ATGAGCCAACAGTTTCAACACGATGTTCTGGTGATAGGCAGCGGCGCCGCCGGCTTGAGCCTGGCCCTTAACCTACCCAGCCACCTGCGTATTGCCGTTCTGAGCAAGGGCGACCTGGCCAACGGCTCGACCTACTGGGCCCAAGGCGGTGTAGCAGCCGTACTGGACGATACCGACACCGTCGAGTCCCACGTCGATGACACCCTCAATGCCGGTGGCGGCCTGTGCCATGAAGATGCGGTGCGCTTTACCGTCGAGCACAGCCGTGAAGCCATCCAATGGCTGATCGACCAAGGCGTGCCCTTCACCCGGGACGAAGACGCCGGCAGCGATGAAAGCGGCTTCGAATTCCACCTGACCCGCGAAGGCGGCCACAGCCACCGACGAATCATCCATGCCGCAGACGCCACCGGCGCGGCGATCTTCAAGACATTACTGGCCCAGGCCCGACAACACCCCAACATCGAGCTGCTGGAGCAAAGGGTCGCCGTCGACCTGATCACCGAAAAGCGCCTGGGCCTGGAAGGCGACCGCTGCCTGGGGGCCTACGTGCTCAATCGCGGCACCGGCGAAGTCGATACCTTCGGCGCGCGCTTCGTGATTCTCGCCTCCGGCGGCGCGGCCAAGGTCTACCTCTATACCAGCAACCCCGACAGCGCCTGCGGTGACGGCATCGCCATGGCCTGGCGCTCGGGCTGCCGGGTAGCCAACCTGGAATTCAATCAGTTCCACCCTACCTGCCTGTATCACCCGCTGGCCAAGAGTTTCCTGATCACCGAAGCCCTGCGCGGCGAAGGTGCTCACCTCAAGCTGCCCAACGGCGAACGTTTCATGCCGCGCTTCGATCCACGGGCCGAACTGGCTCCGCGGGATATCGTCGCCCGGGCCATCGACCACGAAATGAAGCGCCTGGGGATTGACTGCGTCTACCTGGACATCAGCCACAAGCCGGCCGAGTTCATCAAAAGCCACTTCCCGACGGTGTATGAACGCTGCCTGGAGTTTTCCATCGACATCACCCGGCAGCCGATCCCGGTAGTACCGGCGGCCCACTACACCTGTGGCGGGGTGATGGTCGACCAGCAGGGCCGCACCGACGTGCCCGGCCTGTACGCCATCGGCGAAACCAGCTTCACCGGCCTGCACGGGGCCAACCGCATGGCCAGCAACTCGCTGCTGGAGTGCTTCGTCTATGCCCGCTCGGCAGCCGCCGACATCCTTGAGCAACTGCCCCGGGTCTCGATTCCCGCCGCCCTGCCCGCCTGGGACGCGAGCCAGGTCACCGACTCCGACGAAGACGTGATCATTGCGCACAACTGGGATGAACTGCGGCGATTCATGTGGGACTACGTGGGTATCGTGCGCACCAACAAGCGCCTGCAACGGGCTCAGCATCGGGTGCGCCTGCTGTTGGATGAGATCGACGAGTTCTACAGCAACTACAAGGTCAGTCGCGACCTGATCGAGTTGCGCAACCTGGCCCAGGTCGCCGAGCTGATGATCCTCTCGGCCATGGAGCGCAAGGAAAGCCGCGGCCTGCACTACACACTCGACTACCCGCAACTGCTGCCCGAGGCCCGGGACACTATTCTGCAGCCGCCCACCTACGTCGGCCGAACTTGA